CAACCTCCCAACCCACTTCAGGTTTGGAGTTTGGATAAAACCGGCAGTCCCTGGGTTAGAAAGAGATTCCTCAAAGCAGTCTGATACAGTTAGATCAACTAAATTGGTCAAGTTTGAGAGGTTTGGGACTGTTTTTAATGGGAAAGACTTAACATACAGTTTAATCAAACTGGCAGAAGGCTCTGGGATTTGTTCAAGCTCATGGCAACTTTCCAAATGAAGTTCCTCGAGATGAGAAAGCTGGTTGATTGTCGTTGGCAGAGATCGAATGTGAGTTTGAGAAAAGTCCAGGATTTTCAGAAAGGATAGCCTCCCAATTTCACTAGGAATATCTCCCTCTAAATTCGCACAGTTTCCtgcatgaaattcttcaagcttcTCCACCATGCCTATAGTCTTTGGGATCCTCCTTATATCGCTATGATCTATCCTTATCACTTTCAACTTCCTCAGGCTTCCAATCGAATCAGGTAATTCTGTTACCTTTGTGCAAGACAGATCCAACTCAAGTAGTGATACCAATCCCCCAATTGAGTCTGGAAGCTTTCTTAGCTCATCACATCTGGACAAACACAAGCACTCAAGATCCTTTAGCTCTCCAATCGAGTGTGGAAGCTCGCTAATTTTAACCCTTTCCATCTCTAGCCTTGTCAAAGACTGTAAATTGCCAATTGACTTGGGAAGATACGAACCAACAGGACCAAGCATCGTCCCTCTCACAATCATCTCTTTCAAAGCCTTTGAACAGCCAACCGCTTCCAGCAACTCTCTCAGATATTTGCACCCATCAATTTCCAAGTATTTCAGTTGTACTTGCTTACCAATTGATCCACCAATATCAATCAAGCTCTGGCAATTACGTATAGTCAATCTTTCCAATGTCGAGAGGGCAGAGAGGTCAGGTAATCTTGTTAAGCGGCTGCATTCTCGAAGTTCCACAACTTTCAACTTAGATGATTTCTGTTGGTCACCAGAATATCAGAAGGAGAAT
The sequence above is drawn from the Eucalyptus grandis isolate ANBG69807.140 chromosome 11, ASM1654582v1, whole genome shotgun sequence genome and encodes:
- the LOC120286240 gene encoding disease resistance protein RPV1-like isoform X1, with protein sequence MKSSKLKVVELRECSRLTRLPDLSALSTLERLTIRNCQSLIDIGGSIGKQVQLKYLEIDGCKYLRELLEAVGCSKALKEMIVRGTMLGPVGSYLPKSIGNLQSLTRLEMERVKISELPHSIGELKDLECLCLSRCDELRKLPDSIGGLVSLLELDLSCTKVTELPDSIGSLRKLKVIRIDHSDIRRIPKTIGMVEKLEEFHAGNCANLEGDIPSEIGRLSFLKILDFSQTHIRSLPTTINQLSHLEELHLESCHELEQIPEPSASLIKLYVKSFPLKTVPNLSNLTNLVDLTVSDCFEESLSNPGTAGFIQTPNLKWVGRLHRLRKLKLVHKDITAVPSEFNSLPGLEQLVLSCFDLQSLISTLPPTLYMLKLINFSSFESSPCSDLKYLSSLELCKSWLIEIPLSWFGQLENLMELTVSNCASLVQLSSLSGLKKLRVLRLLNCPKLVEIQGLDELESLQSIRIGQCSSLLWLPHLLKLKKLGTMEFISCRSLVRLPHLPEVAFDCRLVVDGCDELADHDGPFRLYKDKRQCPNPPRAYKPQDKEHSPCLVCTQFSENELLCQRGFSCTLLFFYPGCALLSSQLSC